In Streptomyces qaidamensis, one DNA window encodes the following:
- a CDS encoding class F sortase produces MADGRRRLTGPMVAAAALAAALGLPATPSQPAAYPPHAAAAPSERGSAAAAPSERGSAAAAPSERGSAAAAPSERGSAAAPKAAPGTAQDPPPRRVLVPRAGLDAEVGPVGVTDRGDMAVPDDPSMAGWYRYGPAPGSARGSAVLVGHVDSESGDLGEFLALYDVRRGDRVEVRRAGGEPVHYRVVSRVTVPKDDLPPSAFRRSGAPVLTLITCAPPYDPERGGYVSNLVVTAEPVESRPAGNGRAK; encoded by the coding sequence GTGGCTGACGGCAGGCGACGGCTGACGGGACCGATGGTGGCGGCTGCCGCGCTGGCAGCCGCCCTCGGTCTTCCGGCCACGCCGTCGCAGCCGGCCGCGTACCCGCCCCACGCGGCGGCAGCGCCGTCGGAACGCGGGAGCGCGGCGGCAGCGCCGTCGGAACGCGGGAGCGCGGCGGCAGCGCCGTCGGAACGCGGGAGCGCGGCGGCAGCGCCGTCGGAACGCGGGAGCGCGGCGGCCCCAAAGGCGGCGCCCGGCACGGCGCAGGACCCGCCGCCCCGGCGGGTGCTCGTCCCCCGCGCCGGCCTCGACGCCGAGGTCGGTCCGGTGGGCGTGACGGATCGGGGGGACATGGCCGTCCCCGACGACCCGTCCATGGCCGGCTGGTACCGCTACGGCCCCGCGCCGGGCAGTGCCCGGGGCTCGGCCGTGCTCGTCGGGCACGTCGACTCCGAGTCCGGTGACCTCGGTGAGTTCCTGGCGCTGTACGACGTGCGGCGCGGAGACCGCGTCGAGGTGCGCCGGGCGGGGGGCGAGCCGGTGCACTACCGGGTCGTCTCGCGGGTCACCGTGCCCAAGGACGACCTGCCGCCCTCGGCGTTCCGCCGGAGCGGCGCCCCCGTCCTCACCCTCATCACCTGCGCACCTCCGTACGACCCCGAGCGAGGCGGCTACGTGTCCAACCTCGTCGTCACGGCGGAGCCCGTCGAGTCCCGACCAGCGGGGAACGGGAGGGCGAAGTGA